One part of the Sarcophilus harrisii chromosome 5, mSarHar1.11, whole genome shotgun sequence genome encodes these proteins:
- the NAP1L1 gene encoding nucleosome assembly protein 1-like 1 isoform X3, which translates to MADIDNKETELDQQDMEDVEEVEEEETGEDANSKARQLTVQMMQNPQILAALQERLDGLVGTSTGYIESLPKVVKRRVNALKNLQVKCAQIEAKFYEEVHALERKYAVLYQPLFDKRSEIINAIYEPTEEECEWKPDDDEEISEMKEKAKLEEEKKDEEKEDPKGIPEFWLTVFKNVDLLSDMVQEHDEPILKHLKDIKVKFSDAGQPMSFTLEFHFEPNEYFTNEMLTKTYRMRSEPDDSDPFSFDGPEIMSCTGCQVDWKKGKNVTLKTIKKKQKHKGRGTVRTVTKTVSNDSFFNFFSPPEVPESGDLDDDAEAILAADFEIGHFLRERIVPRSVLYFTGEAIEDDDDDYDEEGEEADDEEGEEEADEENDPEYDPKKDPNPAECKQQ; encoded by the exons ATGGCGGACATTGACAA CAAAGAAACTGAACTTGACCAACAAGATATGGAAGATGTTGAAgaagtggaagaagaagaaactggTGAAGATGCAAATAGCAAAG CTCGTCAGTTGACTGTTCAGATGATGCAGAATCCTCAAATTCTTGCAGCTCTTCAAGAAAGATTGGATGGTTTAGTGGGAACATCAACTGGATACATTGAAAG tTTGCCAAAAGTAGTTAAGCGACGTGTGAATGCTCTCAAAAACCTTCAGGTGAAATGTGCACAGATAGAAGCCAAGTTCTATGAGGAAGTTCATGCTCTTGAAAGAAAATATGCTGTTCTTTACCAACCACTTTTTGATAAG AGAAGTGAAATCATCAATGCAATTTATGAACCTACAGAGGAAGAATGTGAATGGAAACCAGATGATGATGAAGAGATTTCA gaaatgaaagagaaagctaagcttgaagaggagaaaaaagatgaagaaaaagaagatcctAAAGGAATTCCTGAATTTTGGCtgactgtttttaaaaatgttgatttgCTCAGTGATATGGTTCAG GAACATGATGAACCTATTCTGAAGCACTTGAAAGATATTAAAGTGAAGTTCTCAGATGCTGGCCAACCTATG AGTTTTACATTAGAATTTCACTTTGAACCCAATgaatatttcacaaatgagatgTTAACCAAGACATATCGTATGCGGTCAGAGCCAGATGATTCTGATCCCTTCTCCTTTGATGGACCAGAAATTATGAGTTGCACAGG GTGTCAGGTAGattggaaaaaagggaaaaatgtcaCTTTGAAAACtattaagaagaaacaaaaacacaaggGACGTGGAACTGTTCGTACTGTGACAAAAACAGTTTCCAACGattctttcttcaatttcttttctcctcctgaAG TTCCTGAGAGTGGAGACTTG GATGATGATGCAGAAGCTATCCTGGCAGCAGACTTCGAAATTGGTCACTTTTTACGTGAGCGTATAGTCCCAAGATCAGTATTATACTTCACAGGAGAAGCTattgaagatgatgatgatgat tatgatGAAGAAGGTGAAGAGGCTGATGATGAG gaaggggaagaagaagctgatgaggaaaatgatccAGAATATGATCCGAAG AAAGATCCAAACCCAGCCGAGTGCAAGCAGCAGTAA
- the NAP1L1 gene encoding nucleosome assembly protein 1-like 1 isoform X4, producing MADIDNKETELDQQDMEDVEEVEEEETGEDANSKARQLTVQMMQNPQILAALQERLDGLVGTSTGYIESLPKVVKRRVNALKNLQVKCAQIEAKFYEEVHALERKYAVLYQPLFDKRSEIINAIYEPTEEECEWKPDDDEEISEEMKEKAKLEEEKKDEEKEDPKGIPEFWLTVFKNVDLLSDMVQEHDEPILKHLKDIKVKFSDAGQPMSFTLEFHFEPNEYFTNEMLTKTYRMRSEPDDSDPFSFDGPEIMSCTGCQVDWKKGKNVTLKTIKKKQKHKGRGTVRTVTKTVSNDSFFNFFSPPEVPESGDLDDDAEAILAADFEIGHFLRERIVPRSVLYFTGEAIEDDDDDYDEEGEEADDEGYQLFEEVKSCSKFFQRWLQ from the exons ATGGCGGACATTGACAA CAAAGAAACTGAACTTGACCAACAAGATATGGAAGATGTTGAAgaagtggaagaagaagaaactggTGAAGATGCAAATAGCAAAG CTCGTCAGTTGACTGTTCAGATGATGCAGAATCCTCAAATTCTTGCAGCTCTTCAAGAAAGATTGGATGGTTTAGTGGGAACATCAACTGGATACATTGAAAG tTTGCCAAAAGTAGTTAAGCGACGTGTGAATGCTCTCAAAAACCTTCAGGTGAAATGTGCACAGATAGAAGCCAAGTTCTATGAGGAAGTTCATGCTCTTGAAAGAAAATATGCTGTTCTTTACCAACCACTTTTTGATAAG AGAAGTGAAATCATCAATGCAATTTATGAACCTACAGAGGAAGAATGTGAATGGAAACCAGATGATGATGAAGAGATTTCA gaggaaatgaaagagaaagctaagcttgaagaggagaaaaaagatgaagaaaaagaagatcctAAAGGAATTCCTGAATTTTGGCtgactgtttttaaaaatgttgatttgCTCAGTGATATGGTTCAG GAACATGATGAACCTATTCTGAAGCACTTGAAAGATATTAAAGTGAAGTTCTCAGATGCTGGCCAACCTATG AGTTTTACATTAGAATTTCACTTTGAACCCAATgaatatttcacaaatgagatgTTAACCAAGACATATCGTATGCGGTCAGAGCCAGATGATTCTGATCCCTTCTCCTTTGATGGACCAGAAATTATGAGTTGCACAGG GTGTCAGGTAGattggaaaaaagggaaaaatgtcaCTTTGAAAACtattaagaagaaacaaaaacacaaggGACGTGGAACTGTTCGTACTGTGACAAAAACAGTTTCCAACGattctttcttcaatttcttttctcctcctgaAG TTCCTGAGAGTGGAGACTTG GATGATGATGCAGAAGCTATCCTGGCAGCAGACTTCGAAATTGGTCACTTTTTACGTGAGCGTATAGTCCCAAGATCAGTATTATACTTCACAGGAGAAGCTattgaagatgatgatgatgat tatgatGAAGAAGGTGAAGAGGCTGATGATGAG GGTTATCAGCTCTTTGAAGAAGTCAAAAGCTGCAGTAAATTTTTTCAACGTTGGCTGCAGTAA
- the NAP1L1 gene encoding nucleosome assembly protein 1-like 1 isoform X2: MADIDNKETELDQQDMEDVEEVEEEETGEDANSKARQLTVQMMQNPQILAALQERLDGLVGTSTGYIESLPKVVKRRVNALKNLQVKCAQIEAKFYEEVHALERKYAVLYQPLFDKRSEIINAIYEPTEEECEWKPDDDEEISEEMKEKAKLEEEKKDEEKEDPKGIPEFWLTVFKNVDLLSDMVQEHDEPILKHLKDIKVKFSDAGQPMSFTLEFHFEPNEYFTNEMLTKTYRMRSEPDDSDPFSFDGPEIMSCTGCQVDWKKGKNVTLKTIKKKQKHKGRGTVRTVTKTVSNDSFFNFFSPPEVPESGDLDDDAEAILAADFEIGHFLRERIVPRSVLYFTGEAIEDDDDDYDEEGEEADDEEGEEEADEENDPEYDPKKDPNPAECKQQ; this comes from the exons ATGGCGGACATTGACAA CAAAGAAACTGAACTTGACCAACAAGATATGGAAGATGTTGAAgaagtggaagaagaagaaactggTGAAGATGCAAATAGCAAAG CTCGTCAGTTGACTGTTCAGATGATGCAGAATCCTCAAATTCTTGCAGCTCTTCAAGAAAGATTGGATGGTTTAGTGGGAACATCAACTGGATACATTGAAAG tTTGCCAAAAGTAGTTAAGCGACGTGTGAATGCTCTCAAAAACCTTCAGGTGAAATGTGCACAGATAGAAGCCAAGTTCTATGAGGAAGTTCATGCTCTTGAAAGAAAATATGCTGTTCTTTACCAACCACTTTTTGATAAG AGAAGTGAAATCATCAATGCAATTTATGAACCTACAGAGGAAGAATGTGAATGGAAACCAGATGATGATGAAGAGATTTCA gaggaaatgaaagagaaagctaagcttgaagaggagaaaaaagatgaagaaaaagaagatcctAAAGGAATTCCTGAATTTTGGCtgactgtttttaaaaatgttgatttgCTCAGTGATATGGTTCAG GAACATGATGAACCTATTCTGAAGCACTTGAAAGATATTAAAGTGAAGTTCTCAGATGCTGGCCAACCTATG AGTTTTACATTAGAATTTCACTTTGAACCCAATgaatatttcacaaatgagatgTTAACCAAGACATATCGTATGCGGTCAGAGCCAGATGATTCTGATCCCTTCTCCTTTGATGGACCAGAAATTATGAGTTGCACAGG GTGTCAGGTAGattggaaaaaagggaaaaatgtcaCTTTGAAAACtattaagaagaaacaaaaacacaaggGACGTGGAACTGTTCGTACTGTGACAAAAACAGTTTCCAACGattctttcttcaatttcttttctcctcctgaAG TTCCTGAGAGTGGAGACTTG GATGATGATGCAGAAGCTATCCTGGCAGCAGACTTCGAAATTGGTCACTTTTTACGTGAGCGTATAGTCCCAAGATCAGTATTATACTTCACAGGAGAAGCTattgaagatgatgatgatgat tatgatGAAGAAGGTGAAGAGGCTGATGATGAG gaaggggaagaagaagctgatgaggaaaatgatccAGAATATGATCCGAAG AAAGATCCAAACCCAGCCGAGTGCAAGCAGCA GTAG
- the NAP1L1 gene encoding nucleosome assembly protein 1-like 1 isoform X1 — MADIDNKETELDQQDMEDVEEVEEEETGEDANSKARQLTVQMMQNPQILAALQERLDGLVGTSTGYIESLPKVVKRRVNALKNLQVKCAQIEAKFYEEVHALERKYAVLYQPLFDKRSEIINAIYEPTEEECEWKPDDDEEISEEMKEKAKLEEEKKDEEKEDPKGIPEFWLTVFKNVDLLSDMVQEHDEPILKHLKDIKVKFSDAGQPMSFTLEFHFEPNEYFTNEMLTKTYRMRSEPDDSDPFSFDGPEIMSCTGCQVDWKKGKNVTLKTIKKKQKHKGRGTVRTVTKTVSNDSFFNFFSPPEVPESGDLDDDAEAILAADFEIGHFLRERIVPRSVLYFTGEAIEDDDDDYDEEGEEADDEEGEEEADEENDPEYDPKKDPNPAECKQQ; from the exons ATGGCGGACATTGACAA CAAAGAAACTGAACTTGACCAACAAGATATGGAAGATGTTGAAgaagtggaagaagaagaaactggTGAAGATGCAAATAGCAAAG CTCGTCAGTTGACTGTTCAGATGATGCAGAATCCTCAAATTCTTGCAGCTCTTCAAGAAAGATTGGATGGTTTAGTGGGAACATCAACTGGATACATTGAAAG tTTGCCAAAAGTAGTTAAGCGACGTGTGAATGCTCTCAAAAACCTTCAGGTGAAATGTGCACAGATAGAAGCCAAGTTCTATGAGGAAGTTCATGCTCTTGAAAGAAAATATGCTGTTCTTTACCAACCACTTTTTGATAAG AGAAGTGAAATCATCAATGCAATTTATGAACCTACAGAGGAAGAATGTGAATGGAAACCAGATGATGATGAAGAGATTTCA gaggaaatgaaagagaaagctaagcttgaagaggagaaaaaagatgaagaaaaagaagatcctAAAGGAATTCCTGAATTTTGGCtgactgtttttaaaaatgttgatttgCTCAGTGATATGGTTCAG GAACATGATGAACCTATTCTGAAGCACTTGAAAGATATTAAAGTGAAGTTCTCAGATGCTGGCCAACCTATG AGTTTTACATTAGAATTTCACTTTGAACCCAATgaatatttcacaaatgagatgTTAACCAAGACATATCGTATGCGGTCAGAGCCAGATGATTCTGATCCCTTCTCCTTTGATGGACCAGAAATTATGAGTTGCACAGG GTGTCAGGTAGattggaaaaaagggaaaaatgtcaCTTTGAAAACtattaagaagaaacaaaaacacaaggGACGTGGAACTGTTCGTACTGTGACAAAAACAGTTTCCAACGattctttcttcaatttcttttctcctcctgaAG TTCCTGAGAGTGGAGACTTG GATGATGATGCAGAAGCTATCCTGGCAGCAGACTTCGAAATTGGTCACTTTTTACGTGAGCGTATAGTCCCAAGATCAGTATTATACTTCACAGGAGAAGCTattgaagatgatgatgatgat tatgatGAAGAAGGTGAAGAGGCTGATGATGAG gaaggggaagaagaagctgatgaggaaaatgatccAGAATATGATCCGAAG AAAGATCCAAACCCAGCCGAGTGCAAGCAGCAGTAA